In the Apteryx mantelli isolate bAptMan1 chromosome 1, bAptMan1.hap1, whole genome shotgun sequence genome, one interval contains:
- the LOC106495713 gene encoding LOW QUALITY PROTEIN: TRPM8 channel-associated factor 2-like (The sequence of the model RefSeq protein was modified relative to this genomic sequence to represent the inferred CDS: inserted 2 bases in 2 codons; deleted 1 base in 1 codon; substituted 3 bases at 3 genomic stop codons), with product MLVFSPPDKSDLKMKLSATYGLLVDGVGPWDFTGGFVPCELLLTGKDAYPVLVSSQKQVLIAVSQYGKGRMVVVSHEGILKDSKFFQFLINAVDWLKTSLGALVGVRHCLDSLSQLLLRVGTKVQAGAELSILLGVYCMDAYDSTHAKNLIHFVKEGGCPLIGGQAWYWASQHGKEKVLFEFPGNQVTSVAGVYFTGNTVEKGIFKVVKKMPKIPLLVPHHANLSLDAEFLLCGVSELDVVTRGVPSILLVHGIFSFPLCLDSSHRCLLAAACYGKGRVVVATHESQLFSSKLAGFLLNIVQWLDAGKKGLVGVDVSLKRLCNLFSQGEVKFQVSHLTSDMSVYCCPSYSDREMEKVHAFVAEGGGLLTGGQAWYXASQNHNKAAVAEYPGNKILNHFGLSILGLNVQAAKYPAVVPGEHYHFCKVLSLFQRHVDKDEELKAPLKDCLQRLTQDCAAFLRISAKDCPAYASLHRILTKVLRRSGIPHVSRHCPVQSNSKEAALLCMATELSCAMTDCAALVQKPTSGVCDLPVTVEIDGTNPGKTAWRSTELYLPEGHTAVITFTCMVVGAGLQVQIGCHADDLSHATELKRXPVVIHTCDITCHKQSVSCLWGGLIYITVPGKSVLGKVSITVEGAVRAPFFKLGETCESQWQACIRHYPAPWAELAVENLILTVPADSILHIENPKPLLSLWDEIMVAIAXLAAIPTKFPRLERIVTDVQISCGWMHAGYPIMGHLDSVKEMVDMKHMQTTGLCGPVHELGHNQQQQAWEFPPHTTEATCNLWSVYVHEKVLRIPRHQAHKALRSQCGEERIRGYLKKGAQLKDXEMWTALETXLQLQEGFGWEPFIHLFSDYQKMSTIPKDNPSKMNLWAQKFSQQVNRNLAPFFMAWGWPIKKELSMELSSLPSWEQDPVKSYRL from the exons ATGTTGGTCTTCTCTCCACCAGATAAGAGCGACCTGAAGATGAAACTCTCTGCCACCTATGGGCTGTTAGTGGATGGTGTTGGGCCATGGGACTTCACTGGAGGCTTTGTTCCTTGTGAGCTGCTGCTTACTGGAAAGGATGCCTACCCTGTGCTTGTGAGCTCTCAGAAACAAGTTCTGATTGCTGTTTCACAGTATGGGAAGGGCCGGATGGTGGTTGTTTCTCATGAGGGAATCCTGAAGGACTCCAAGTTTTTCCAGTTCCTCATAAATGCTGTCGACTGGCTCAAGACCTCCCTTGGGGCCCTGGTTGGGGTCCGTCATTGTTTGGattccctctcccagctgctcctcAGGGTTGGCACCAAAGTACAGGCTGGGGCAGAGCTCAGCATCCTTCTGGGGGTGTACTGTATGGATGCCTATGACAGTACTCATGCAAAAAACCTGATTCACTTTGTAAAGGAAGGTGGGTGCCCGCTCATTGGAGGCCAGGCCTGGTACTGGGCTAGTCAACATGGCAAGGAGAAGGTGCTGTTTGAATTTCCTGGGAACCAGGTGACCAGTGTGGCTGGTGTGTACTTCACAGGAAACACTGTGGAAAAGGGGATCTTCAAAGTTGTGAAGAAGATGCCAAAGATTCCCTTACTTGTCCC ACATCATGCCAATCTCAGCCTTGATGCTGAGTTTCTCCTGTGTGGTGTGTCAGAGCTGGATGTTGTGACAAGGGGTGTACCCTCTATCTTGCTGGTGCATGGTATCTTCTCCTTCCCACTCTGCCTGGACAGCTCACACCGCTGCCTCTTAGCTGCAGCGTGCTATGGCAAAGGGCGTGTTGTGGTGGCAACTCATGAGAGTCAGCTGTTCTCCTCAAAGTTGGCTGGATTCCTGCTCAATATTGTCCAGTGGCTGGATGCGGGGAAGAAGGGGCTGGTGGGTGTGGATGTCAGCCTGAAGAGACTGTGTAACCTGTTCTCTCAAGGAGAGGTGAAGTTCCAGGTGTCACACCTGACAAGCGATATGAGTGTGTACTGTTGCCCTTCTTACAGTGACAGAGAGATGGAGAAGGTTCATGCTTTTGTGGCAGAGGGAGGCGGTCTGCTGACTGGAGGTCAGGCCTGGTACTGAGCTTCCCAGAACCACAACAAAGCTGCTGTGGCAGAATATCCTGGCAACAAAATCCTCAACCACTTTGGGCTCAGCATTCTGGGTCTGAACGTCCAGGCAGCTAAATACCCAGCCGTGGTGCCTGGGGAGCACTACCACTTCTGCAAGGTGCTCTCTCTTTTCCAGAGGCATGTAGACAAGGATGAGGAGCTCAAAGCTCCCTTGAAGGACTGCCTGCAAAGACTGACACAAGACTGTGCTGCCTTTCTGCGCATCTCAGCCAAAGACTGCCCTGCATATGCCTCACTCCACCGCATCCTGACCAAAGTTCTTCGCAGAAGTGGGATCCCACATGTCAGCAGGCACTGCCCTGTCCAGAGCAACTCCAAAGAGGCAGCCCTTCTCTGCATGGCAACTGAGCTGTCCTGTGCCATGACGGACTGTGCAGCCTTAGTGCAGAAACCCACCAGTGGGGTCTGTGACCTCCCTGTTACTGTAGAAATTGATGGCACAAACCCAG GCAAGACAGCCTGGAGGAGTACAGAACTC TATCTCCCTGAAGGACACACGGCAGTTATAACATTCACTTGCATGGTGGTTGGTGCTGGTCTGCAG GTGCAGATTGGGTGTCATGCGGATGACCTGTCTCATGCCACAGAGCTGAAAC CCCCAGTGGTGATACACACCTGTGATATTACCTGCCACAAACAGTCTGTTTCCTGCCTCTGGGGTGGCCTTATTTACATCACAGTACCAGGAAAGAGTGTCCTGGGGAAAGTGTCCATCACTGTAGAAGGGGCAGTCAGAGCTCCTTTCTTCAAGCTTG GGGAGACCTGTGAAAGCCAGTGGCAGGCCTGTATCCGGCATTACCCTGCTCCCTGGGCAGAATTAGCTGTTGAGAATCTTATCCTGACTGTACCAGCTGACAGCATTCTACACATAGAGAACCCAAAGCCACTGCTTAGCCTGTGGGATGAGATCATGGTGGCAATAG CATTGGCAGCCATACCAACAAAATTCCCAAGGCTGGAGAGGATTGTAACAGATGTCCAGATCTCATGTG GTTGGATGCATGCTGGCTACCCTATCATGGGCCACCTAGATTCAGTGAAGGAGATGGTAGATATGAAGCACATGCAAACCACTGGTCTTTGTGGTCCTGTCCATGAGTTGGGACACAATCAACAGCAGCAAGCATGGGAATTTCCCCCTCATACTACAGAAGCTACCTGCAACCTCTGGTCTGTCTATGTGCATGAGAAGGTGCTGCGGATTCCCAGGCATCAGGCCCATAAGGCGCTTAGGTCACAGTGTGGGGAGGAAAGGATAAGAGGGTATCTGAAGAAGGGTGCTCAGCTAAAGGACTGAGAAATGTGGACTGCACTGGAGACATAGCTGCAG TTGCAGGAGGGCTTTGGTTGGGAGCCCTTCATCCATCTCTTCTCTGACTACCAGAAAATGTCCACCATTCCAAAGGACAACCCTTCTAAGATGAACTTGTGGGCACAGAAGTTTTCTCAGCAGGTGAACAGGAACCTGGCTCCTTTTTTTATGGCCTGGGGATGGCCTATCAAGAAAGAGCTGTCCATGGAACTGTCCTCTTTACCCAGCTGGGAACAGGACCCAGTGAAGTCCTATAGACTGTGA